The following coding sequences lie in one Thermoanaerobaculia bacterium genomic window:
- the sucC gene encoding ADP-forming succinate--CoA ligase subunit beta, whose translation MKIHEYQAKEILRRYGVATPRGKVIEDPGEARAICEEMGGKCVVKAQIHAGGRGKGGGVKVAKSPAEATEAANRILGMQLVTHQTGPEGQQVRKVLLEEAADIAQEFYVAVTLDRQSGRPVVISSPFGGMDIEAVAAKNPEAIHREEVDPQIGLVPFQARRVARGLGLKGEVAARAAKLVSALVAAYLDTDASLAEVNPLMITAQGEVMALDAKMNFDDNALFRHKDIVAMRDLAEENALEVEASKFNLNYIKLDGEIGCMVNGAGLAMATMDIIQLEGSSPANFLDVGGSASQEAVANAFRILIADPDTKAVLINIFGGIARTDRIASGVVEALRGLGGVKIPVVVRLEGTNVEQGRAILRESEFDFLVADTMADAAKKVVASIQGGA comes from the coding sequence TTGAAGATCCACGAGTATCAGGCGAAGGAGATCCTGCGCCGCTACGGTGTCGCCACGCCGCGCGGGAAGGTGATCGAGGATCCGGGCGAGGCCCGGGCGATCTGCGAGGAGATGGGCGGGAAGTGTGTCGTCAAGGCGCAGATCCACGCCGGCGGGCGGGGCAAGGGCGGCGGCGTCAAGGTCGCCAAGAGTCCGGCCGAGGCGACGGAGGCGGCGAACCGGATCCTCGGCATGCAGCTCGTCACCCACCAGACCGGCCCCGAAGGCCAGCAGGTGCGCAAGGTCCTCCTCGAAGAGGCGGCCGATATCGCCCAGGAGTTCTACGTCGCGGTCACCCTCGACCGGCAGTCGGGTCGGCCGGTCGTCATCTCGTCGCCGTTCGGCGGCATGGACATCGAAGCGGTCGCCGCCAAGAACCCGGAAGCGATCCACCGCGAAGAGGTCGATCCGCAGATCGGGCTGGTGCCGTTCCAGGCGCGGCGTGTCGCGCGCGGGCTCGGTTTGAAGGGCGAGGTCGCGGCGCGAGCCGCGAAGCTGGTCTCGGCGCTGGTTGCCGCCTACCTCGACACCGACGCCTCGCTCGCCGAAGTGAACCCGCTGATGATCACCGCTCAGGGCGAGGTGATGGCGCTCGACGCCAAGATGAACTTCGACGACAACGCCCTCTTCCGGCACAAGGACATCGTCGCCATGCGCGACCTCGCCGAAGAGAACGCGCTCGAGGTCGAAGCTTCGAAGTTCAATCTCAACTACATCAAGCTCGACGGTGAGATCGGCTGCATGGTGAACGGCGCCGGCCTGGCGATGGCGACGATGGACATCATCCAGCTCGAAGGCTCGTCGCCGGCCAACTTCCTCGACGTCGGCGGCTCGGCCTCGCAGGAGGCGGTGGCCAATGCGTTCCGCATCCTGATCGCGGATCCCGATACCAAGGCGGTGCTGATCAACATCTTCGGTGGCATCGCGCGCACCGACCGGATCGCGAGCGGCGTCGTCGAGGCGCTGCGCGGTCTGGGAGGAGTCAAGATTCCGGTGGTGGTGCGGCTCGAGGGCACCAACGTCGAACAGGGACGGGCGATTCTGCGCGAGAGCGAGTTCGACTTCCTGGTCGCCGATACGATGGCCGACGCGGCGAAGAAGGTCGTGGCGTCGATTCAGGGGGGTGCGTAA
- the sucD gene encoding succinate--CoA ligase subunit alpha — protein sequence MAIWLNKETRLVVQGITGKEGKFHALGCRDYGTQVVAGVTPGKGGETVEGIPVFDSVEEARQATGANAAMVFVPPPFAADAIMEAADAGIELVVAITEGIPVNDMIRAKAFLRGKPKTRLIGPNCPGIISPGQAKIGIMPGHIHRPGRVGVVSRSGTLTYEAVWQLTGLGLGQSTCVGIGGDPINGTNFLDVMQAFRDDKETDAVILIGEIGGSAEEEAAAWIQANFDRPVIGFIAGRTAPPGRRMGHAGAIVAGGKGTAAAKMEAMTAAGIHVCESPADLGSAVARALGKS from the coding sequence ATGGCGATCTGGCTCAACAAGGAGACGCGCCTCGTCGTGCAGGGGATCACCGGCAAGGAGGGCAAGTTCCACGCCCTCGGCTGCCGCGACTACGGCACGCAGGTGGTGGCCGGCGTCACTCCCGGCAAGGGCGGTGAAACGGTCGAGGGGATCCCGGTCTTCGACTCGGTCGAAGAGGCGCGCCAGGCGACCGGCGCCAACGCCGCGATGGTCTTCGTGCCGCCGCCGTTCGCGGCCGACGCCATCATGGAGGCGGCGGACGCCGGCATCGAGCTGGTGGTGGCGATCACCGAGGGCATTCCGGTCAACGACATGATCCGCGCCAAGGCGTTCCTGCGGGGGAAACCGAAGACCCGCCTCATCGGCCCGAACTGTCCCGGCATCATCAGCCCCGGGCAGGCGAAGATCGGCATCATGCCGGGCCACATTCACCGGCCCGGCAGGGTCGGCGTGGTGTCACGCTCCGGAACGCTCACCTACGAGGCGGTCTGGCAGTTGACCGGCCTGGGTCTCGGGCAGTCGACCTGCGTCGGCATCGGCGGCGATCCGATCAACGGCACGAACTTCCTCGACGTCATGCAGGCGTTCCGCGACGACAAGGAGACCGACGCCGTCATCCTGATCGGCGAGATCGGCGGCAGCGCCGAGGAGGAGGCCGCGGCCTGGATCCAGGCGAACTTCGACCGTCCGGTGATCGGCTTCATCGCCGGCCGCACGGCGCCGCCCGGCAGGCGGATGGGCCACGCCGGCGCGATCGTGGCCGGCGGCAAAGGCACGGCCGCCGCCAAGATGGAGGCGATGACAGCCGCCGGGATCCACGTCTGCGAATCGCCGGCCGACCTCGGCAGCGCGGTCGCCCGGGCGCTCGGGAAGTCCTGA
- a CDS encoding Type 1 glutamine amidotransferase-like domain-containing protein, whose product MKGWLALLGGGEFTFGETEEADRAWIERCPDGPVGFLPAASGSIDYGRHFTAYLKEAFGREVEILPVYRDRDARRGKNCERIRDCAAVYLGGGVADHLIEALSGSPALEALAAKLEAGGVVVAIAAAAQACGVEVRSVFGGRLIPGLGLLPRAVVETNFDPGHDRRLRQLLEGSPGKFGLGIPAEGALLLGPEGTFEAVGTVFRLSGPEADIEPLVDEPAADTSAPG is encoded by the coding sequence GTGAAGGGCTGGCTGGCGCTTCTCGGCGGCGGGGAGTTCACCTTCGGCGAGACCGAAGAGGCCGATCGTGCCTGGATCGAGAGATGTCCGGACGGTCCGGTCGGCTTTCTGCCGGCGGCCTCCGGGTCGATCGACTACGGCAGGCACTTCACGGCCTACCTGAAAGAGGCCTTCGGCCGCGAGGTCGAGATCCTCCCGGTCTATCGCGATCGCGACGCCCGCCGCGGCAAGAACTGCGAGAGGATCCGCGACTGCGCCGCGGTCTACCTGGGCGGCGGTGTCGCGGATCACCTCATCGAGGCGCTCTCCGGCTCGCCTGCCCTCGAGGCGCTCGCCGCGAAACTCGAGGCCGGGGGGGTGGTGGTGGCGATCGCCGCCGCCGCGCAAGCCTGCGGCGTCGAAGTGCGCAGCGTCTTCGGCGGGCGACTCATCCCCGGGCTCGGCCTGCTGCCGAGGGCGGTCGTCGAGACCAACTTCGACCCGGGTCACGATCGGCGGCTGCGTCAGCTCCTCGAAGGCAGCCCGGGCAAGTTCGGCCTCGGCATCCCGGCAGAGGGTGCCCTTCTGCTGGGGCCCGAAGGGACGTTCGAGGCGGTCGGCACGGTCTTCCGGCTGAGCGGACCCGAGGCCGACATCGAGCCCCTGGTCGACGAGCCCGCCGCCGACACCTCCGCTCCCGGCTGA
- a CDS encoding peroxiredoxin — translation MKKSVLAGAATLAIGGLMFFSLGAKADELTLGAKIPAVTVNDQDGRAVDVAAEGSQGWTLVYFYPKADTPGCTKQACSLRDSYASLTGKGIRVYGVSTDTEKAQKAFQDKYKLPFTLLADNDKKVVTAFGVPSTMGYAKRQAFLFRDGALVWKDLEAATSEQAAEVLAAIQEIEGKAGKS, via the coding sequence ATGAAGAAGTCCGTACTGGCAGGAGCGGCAACACTAGCGATCGGAGGTCTCATGTTCTTCAGCTTGGGCGCCAAGGCCGACGAGCTCACCCTCGGGGCGAAGATCCCGGCCGTCACCGTCAACGATCAGGACGGCCGCGCGGTCGACGTCGCGGCCGAGGGCAGCCAGGGCTGGACCCTGGTCTACTTCTACCCCAAGGCCGATACCCCCGGCTGCACCAAGCAGGCCTGCAGCCTGAGAGATTCCTACGCCTCGCTCACCGGCAAGGGGATCCGCGTCTACGGCGTCTCGACCGACACCGAGAAGGCGCAGAAGGCGTTCCAGGACAAGTACAAGCTGCCGTTCACGCTGCTCGCCGACAACGACAAGAAGGTCGTTACGGCGTTCGGCGTGCCTTCGACGATGGGCTACGCCAAGCGCCAGGCCTTCCTGTTCCGCGACGGCGCCCTCGTCTGGAAGGATCTCGAAGCGGCGACCTCCGAGCAGGCCGCCGAGGTCCTGGCAGCGATCCAGGAGATCGAGGGCAAGGCCGGCAAGAGTTAG
- the ndk gene encoding nucleoside-diphosphate kinase yields the protein MNMTLAILKPDTVAAGNAGKVLAHLEAKGFTIRGLRVLHLTQAQAEAFYAVHRERPFFSSLVAFMTEGPVIPVALERADGADPVPALREVMGATDVAKAAEGTVRKLFGTSIERNAIHGSDSPENARIELGFFFPQADLVAAL from the coding sequence ATGAACATGACGCTCGCCATTCTCAAGCCCGACACCGTTGCCGCCGGAAATGCCGGCAAGGTCCTCGCTCATCTCGAAGCCAAGGGCTTCACCATCCGCGGACTGCGGGTGCTGCATCTCACGCAGGCGCAGGCCGAGGCGTTCTATGCCGTGCACCGCGAGCGCCCGTTCTTCTCGAGCCTGGTCGCCTTCATGACCGAAGGTCCGGTCATCCCGGTGGCGCTCGAGCGCGCCGACGGTGCCGACCCGGTTCCGGCGCTGCGCGAAGTCATGGGTGCGACCGACGTCGCCAAGGCCGCGGAAGGCACCGTCCGCAAGCTCTTCGGCACCTCGATCGAGCGCAACGCCATTCACGGTTCGGACTCTCCCGAGAACGCCCGCATCGAGCTCGGCTTTTTCTTCCCGCAGGCGGATCTGGTCGCGGCCCTCTAG
- a CDS encoding NAD(P)-binding domain-containing protein, whose product MTPPAAPLTETLIWSLALAVVLAIVLGYLISFRRRNRRDHERARATEGRGPVQPMGAFPYIDPAVCIGCGGCVAACPEKVLGIVGGLAVAVQGNRCIGIAACAKACPVQAIEISLGDLRGRADVPWMTDRRETNVPGVYVAGELAGLALIRNAVRQGRETVRAIAAELAVVDSRDPELLDVAIIGAGPAGLAAALTAVESRLRYAVFEQQSDLGGTIYNFPRRKLTHTEEVELPIYGPLRKSEYSKEELLELFRGLLEKHRLEVRFGQKVLQVIPEGGLFHILTASNAWRARRVLLALGRRGTPRKLGVRGEALSKVMYQVRDAEEYRGKKILCVGGGDSAIEAAMGLARQAGNELTLSYRGQAFDRVKAKNLETLDKLVRRGKIRPLLGSEVLEIGDGEVRLRTAQGEIAIANDYVFVLIGGEPPFPFLRSIGVVFGNESAAAG is encoded by the coding sequence GTGACCCCCCCGGCCGCCCCGCTCACCGAGACCCTGATCTGGAGCCTTGCCCTCGCCGTCGTGTTGGCGATCGTGCTCGGCTACCTGATCTCCTTCCGCCGTCGCAACCGGCGCGACCACGAGCGCGCCCGAGCCACAGAGGGCCGCGGGCCGGTGCAGCCGATGGGCGCCTTCCCCTATATCGACCCTGCGGTCTGCATCGGTTGCGGCGGCTGCGTCGCGGCCTGTCCGGAGAAGGTCCTGGGTATCGTGGGCGGGCTGGCGGTCGCTGTGCAGGGCAATCGCTGCATCGGCATCGCCGCCTGCGCCAAGGCCTGCCCGGTGCAGGCGATCGAGATCTCACTCGGCGACCTGCGCGGCCGGGCCGACGTCCCGTGGATGACCGATCGCCGCGAGACCAACGTCCCTGGGGTCTACGTCGCCGGCGAGCTCGCGGGCCTCGCTCTGATCCGCAACGCGGTTCGTCAGGGCAGGGAGACGGTGCGGGCCATCGCCGCGGAGCTCGCCGTGGTCGATTCCAGGGACCCGGAGCTTCTCGACGTCGCGATCATCGGCGCCGGCCCGGCGGGACTGGCCGCCGCCCTCACTGCGGTCGAGAGCCGCCTGCGCTACGCCGTCTTCGAGCAGCAGAGCGACCTCGGCGGGACGATCTACAACTTTCCGCGCCGCAAGCTCACCCATACGGAAGAGGTCGAGCTGCCGATCTACGGCCCGTTGCGCAAGTCGGAGTACAGCAAGGAGGAGCTGCTCGAGCTCTTCCGCGGTCTGCTGGAGAAGCACCGGCTCGAAGTTCGGTTCGGCCAGAAGGTGCTGCAGGTCATTCCGGAGGGAGGTCTCTTTCACATCCTCACCGCCTCCAACGCCTGGCGCGCCCGCCGCGTGCTGCTGGCCCTCGGACGCCGGGGAACGCCGCGAAAGCTGGGAGTCCGCGGCGAGGCGCTTTCGAAAGTGATGTATCAGGTGCGCGACGCCGAGGAATACCGCGGCAAGAAGATCCTCTGCGTCGGTGGCGGCGACAGCGCGATCGAGGCTGCGATGGGCCTCGCCCGGCAGGCCGGCAACGAGCTCACCCTCTCCTATCGCGGCCAGGCGTTCGACCGAGTCAAGGCGAAGAACCTCGAGACCCTCGACAAGCTGGTCCGGCGCGGCAAGATCCGCCCTCTCCTCGGCTCGGAAGTCCTCGAGATCGGAGACGGGGAGGTCCGCCTGCGCACCGCCCAGGGCGAGATCGCGATCGCCAACGACTACGTCTTCGTGCTCATCGGCGGCGAGCCGCCGTTCCCGTTCCTGCGCAGCATCGGTGTGGTGTTCGGCAACGAGTCCGCAGCCGCAGGCTAG
- a CDS encoding tetratricopeptide repeat protein, which yields MNVWIPGLIVVAVGLAAGLWFGLRGRSEAAGDGGTGPADADAAGAAGPRPSAPQRGGFGTELVPASSSRSAGLVGFLFGVGTCAIVGGLIYWATQGAKPRDEMAGGAPMAPMAQPTQMASGSGAPVDAATAHEASAELTPEVAAQLDQFRQQVQAAPQDLQARRQLTVALLNANLLMEAFEQARELQKVAPNDPDGMFVEGVVRLAMGQWPVAAQLMGNVLAQHPDHLLASLAKGQAEAALGQTPQAIATLRKGLA from the coding sequence ATGAATGTCTGGATTCCTGGTCTGATCGTCGTCGCCGTAGGGCTCGCCGCGGGACTCTGGTTCGGGTTGCGGGGCAGGAGCGAGGCCGCCGGAGACGGCGGGACCGGCCCCGCCGACGCCGACGCCGCTGGCGCCGCTGGCCCGCGGCCAAGCGCCCCGCAGCGAGGGGGCTTCGGCACCGAGCTCGTCCCAGCCTCGTCCAGTCGCAGCGCGGGCCTGGTCGGATTCCTCTTCGGTGTCGGCACCTGCGCCATCGTCGGAGGCCTCATCTACTGGGCCACCCAGGGCGCGAAGCCCAGGGACGAAATGGCCGGCGGCGCTCCCATGGCCCCGATGGCGCAGCCGACGCAGATGGCGTCGGGCTCCGGCGCGCCGGTCGACGCCGCCACCGCGCACGAGGCGAGCGCCGAGCTCACCCCGGAGGTCGCGGCGCAGCTCGACCAGTTTCGCCAGCAGGTGCAGGCCGCCCCGCAGGACCTCCAGGCGCGGCGCCAGCTCACCGTCGCGCTGCTCAACGCCAACCTCCTGATGGAGGCTTTCGAGCAGGCGCGAGAGCTCCAGAAGGTCGCGCCCAACGACCCCGACGGCATGTTCGTGGAAGGCGTGGTCCGCCTGGCGATGGGTCAGTGGCCGGTCGCGGCGCAGCTCATGGGGAACGTTCTCGCGCAGCACCCAGACCACCTCCTGGCGTCGCTCGCGAAAGGCCAGGCGGAGGCCGCCCTGGGACAGACCCCGCAGGCGATCGCCACCCTGAGGAAGGGCCTGGC
- a CDS encoding cytochrome c-type biogenesis protein CcmH, with product MSASRRLPARVFWLILLALGAGLPGAASAQGPGSGAGAPLPLTPPTTASANEAPAGPPLSGAALDRATEEVASLMRCPVCQGLSVADSPSSSAVDLKAEVRRMIALGYSEDQVIAAFERSYGEFIRLEPKAEGFNWMVWVMPIVAFAAGALMIFLRLRPQRPAPLASAALPAQEDSKPS from the coding sequence ATGAGTGCTTCCCGAAGGCTGCCCGCTCGTGTCTTCTGGCTGATTCTGCTGGCGCTCGGCGCCGGGCTGCCCGGCGCTGCCTCTGCCCAGGGACCTGGCTCCGGAGCCGGAGCGCCCCTGCCGCTCACCCCTCCGACGACCGCGAGCGCGAACGAAGCCCCTGCGGGGCCGCCGCTCTCGGGCGCGGCGCTCGACCGCGCCACGGAGGAGGTCGCCTCCCTGATGCGTTGCCCGGTCTGCCAGGGCCTGTCGGTGGCCGACTCCCCGTCCTCCTCCGCGGTCGATCTCAAAGCGGAGGTCCGCCGGATGATCGCCCTCGGTTATTCCGAAGACCAGGTGATCGCCGCGTTCGAACGCTCCTACGGCGAGTTCATCCGCCTCGAGCCCAAGGCAGAAGGCTTCAACTGGATGGTCTGGGTGATGCCGATCGTGGCGTTCGCCGCCGGCGCGCTGATGATCTTCCTTCGCCTGCGGCCGCAACGCCCAGCGCCACTGGCTTCCGCCGCCCTACCCGCGCAGGAGGATTCGAAACCGTCATGA
- a CDS encoding TlpA family protein disulfide reductase — MNRKVLLVGLLLVAPLLVMLASGLRHDPREVISPLIGRPAPEFALNDLDGRTIRLAELRGQPVVLNFWATWCQPCAAENPIFAALARRYAGRVRFLSVIYQDTPEAIRAYERQRGSWGPALVDPDSRTAIQFGVYGVPETFLIDAQGNVHEKVTGMVTFDGLNRSLGAML, encoded by the coding sequence ATGAACCGCAAGGTCCTTCTCGTCGGCCTGCTCCTGGTCGCTCCGCTGCTCGTCATGCTGGCTTCGGGGCTGCGGCACGACCCGCGCGAGGTGATCTCGCCGCTCATCGGGCGCCCGGCGCCGGAGTTCGCCCTCAACGACCTCGACGGCCGGACGATCCGGCTCGCGGAGCTGCGCGGCCAACCGGTGGTCCTCAATTTCTGGGCGACATGGTGTCAGCCGTGCGCAGCGGAGAATCCGATCTTCGCCGCCCTGGCGCGGCGCTATGCCGGGCGGGTGCGATTCTTGAGCGTCATCTATCAGGACACTCCCGAGGCGATTCGCGCCTACGAACGCCAGCGCGGCAGCTGGGGTCCGGCGCTGGTCGACCCCGATTCGCGCACCGCCATCCAGTTCGGCGTCTACGGTGTGCCCGAGACCTTTCTGATCGATGCCCAGGGGAATGTCCACGAGAAGGTCACCGGTATGGTGACCTTCGACGGCCTCAACCGCTCTCTGGGGGCGATGCTATGA
- a CDS encoding heme lyase CcmF/NrfE family subunit: MISILGRAVVLAALLLATSGAVMSFAAAQRRSASGVARARLFAYLYAVMMTLATGLMIYALVAHEFSVSYVAQVGSLATPLHITIVSLWSSLDGSILFWGLVLGAFTAGAAFHLRKSAPDQLGYMLGTLFVVGIFFTFLIAGPADPFAPTPPPVPTDGPGPNPLLQNHPLMIIHPPMLYLGYVGMSVPFAIAMAALFAGRLDRDWIRSLRSWLLVPTAFLTMGVMLGGWWSYEVLGWGGYWAWDPVENASFLPWLTAIAAVHSALVLQRKGTLRAWTVILVVVTFLLTILGTFLTRSGVVNSVHSFTQTPIGPAFLAFLGFCLVASVVVLAMRMDTLASDPDRETLWTREGAFLVNNLLLLVFMFTVLVGTLFPIAAELVRGVKVSVGEPYFNRMAIPISLGLLLLIGIGPALPWGRADHQNVRRALLFPIPAAIAGLLATFALGGRSWGVLLTGALAGYAIWVNFDQGLRLTRRRREDEPWTDAVGEAVRRGARRYGAYLAHLGVVVTFVAIAVSSSYQVAAEATMRPGESMTVAGYALTYEKVDSRPEPHRISDRAVMRITRDGKDGGTLEPALNRYDTRMEPIGTPAVRTSIGHDLYLSLMNVGTDGSIGMRAIVTPAVVWIWIGVFIITAGTAMCLLPARLRFSRREDDREPVVAPVAGTTA, translated from the coding sequence ATGATCTCCATTCTCGGCCGGGCCGTCGTGCTGGCGGCGCTCCTGCTCGCGACCAGCGGCGCCGTGATGAGCTTCGCCGCTGCCCAGCGACGCTCGGCTTCCGGGGTCGCGCGTGCCCGCCTCTTCGCCTACCTCTACGCGGTCATGATGACGCTCGCGACCGGGCTGATGATCTACGCCCTCGTCGCCCACGAGTTCTCGGTCTCCTATGTGGCGCAGGTCGGGTCGCTCGCGACGCCGCTGCACATCACCATCGTCTCGCTCTGGTCGTCGCTCGACGGCTCGATCCTCTTCTGGGGCCTGGTCCTCGGGGCCTTCACCGCCGGGGCGGCCTTCCACCTGCGCAAGAGCGCGCCCGACCAGTTGGGCTACATGCTCGGGACGCTCTTCGTGGTCGGGATCTTCTTCACCTTCCTCATCGCCGGGCCCGCCGACCCGTTCGCGCCGACGCCACCGCCGGTCCCGACCGACGGTCCGGGGCCGAATCCGCTGCTCCAGAACCACCCACTGATGATCATCCATCCGCCGATGCTCTATCTCGGCTACGTCGGCATGAGCGTGCCGTTCGCGATCGCCATGGCGGCGCTCTTCGCCGGCCGTCTCGACCGCGACTGGATCCGTTCGCTGCGCAGCTGGCTGCTCGTCCCGACGGCGTTCCTGACGATGGGCGTGATGCTCGGCGGCTGGTGGTCGTACGAGGTGCTCGGGTGGGGCGGCTACTGGGCGTGGGATCCGGTGGAGAACGCCTCCTTCCTGCCCTGGCTCACCGCCATCGCCGCCGTCCATTCCGCGCTGGTCCTGCAGAGGAAGGGGACGCTGCGCGCCTGGACGGTCATTCTCGTCGTCGTGACCTTCCTGTTGACGATCCTCGGCACCTTCCTCACCCGTTCCGGTGTGGTCAATTCGGTGCATTCGTTCACCCAGACGCCGATCGGGCCCGCGTTCCTCGCCTTCCTCGGCTTCTGCCTCGTCGCCTCCGTCGTGGTGCTCGCCATGCGCATGGACACCCTCGCTTCGGATCCCGACCGCGAAACGCTGTGGACGCGCGAGGGCGCCTTCCTGGTCAACAACCTCCTGCTTCTGGTGTTCATGTTCACGGTCCTGGTCGGAACGCTCTTCCCGATCGCCGCCGAGCTCGTGCGCGGCGTCAAGGTCAGCGTCGGCGAGCCCTACTTCAACCGCATGGCGATTCCGATCAGTCTCGGGTTGCTGTTGCTCATCGGCATCGGGCCGGCGCTGCCGTGGGGCCGGGCCGACCATCAGAACGTCCGCCGCGCGCTGCTCTTTCCGATTCCGGCCGCGATCGCGGGCCTGCTCGCGACCTTCGCCCTCGGCGGCCGCAGCTGGGGGGTGCTCCTGACCGGCGCGCTCGCCGGCTACGCCATCTGGGTCAATTTCGACCAGGGGTTGCGCCTGACCCGCAGGCGTCGCGAAGACGAGCCCTGGACCGATGCCGTCGGCGAGGCCGTCCGGCGGGGAGCGCGTCGCTACGGCGCCTACCTCGCCCATCTCGGAGTGGTCGTGACCTTCGTCGCGATCGCCGTCTCGTCCTCCTACCAGGTGGCTGCCGAAGCGACGATGCGTCCCGGAGAATCGATGACCGTCGCGGGCTACGCGCTCACCTACGAGAAGGTGGACTCGCGCCCGGAGCCGCATCGAATTTCGGATCGCGCCGTGATGCGGATCACCCGCGACGGCAAGGACGGCGGCACACTCGAACCCGCCTTGAACCGCTACGACACCCGCATGGAGCCGATCGGAACGCCGGCAGTCCGCACCTCGATCGGCCACGATCTCTACCTCTCGCTGATGAACGTCGGCACGGACGGCAGCATCGGCATGCGGGCCATCGTGACTCCGGCCGTCGTCTGGATCTGGATCGGCGTCTTCATCATCACCGCCGGCACGGCCATGTGCCTGCTGCCCGCCCGCCTGCGCTTCTCGCGCCGGGAGGACGATCGGGAGCCCGTCGTGGCGCCGGTCGCAGGGACCACCGCATGA
- a CDS encoding cytochrome c maturation protein CcmE, translating into MTDENEQAPSTVPPAGSAADAARASKKSRAEVRRHRLLALAAILIAAGTFGFLALGGLGKSLVYYWSPTELRAHGGKAEGATIRLGGLVAPGSIETGEGGLGLKFKMTDGAETVVVSTTAVPPAMFREGIGVVVEGALQADGTFATDRLMIKHDNEYQAPGKSDSRSVKELAETLEPESPR; encoded by the coding sequence ATGACCGACGAGAACGAGCAGGCCCCATCGACGGTGCCACCGGCCGGGTCGGCCGCAGATGCCGCGCGCGCGTCGAAAAAGTCCCGGGCGGAAGTCCGGCGCCACCGGCTTCTGGCGCTGGCGGCCATCCTCATCGCCGCCGGGACTTTCGGTTTCCTTGCCCTGGGCGGCCTCGGTAAGAGCCTCGTCTACTACTGGAGCCCAACCGAGTTGCGGGCCCACGGCGGCAAGGCGGAAGGCGCCACGATCCGTCTCGGCGGCCTCGTCGCCCCCGGGTCGATCGAGACCGGGGAGGGCGGCCTCGGCCTCAAGTTCAAGATGACCGACGGTGCGGAGACGGTCGTCGTTTCGACCACGGCGGTCCCGCCGGCGATGTTCCGCGAAGGGATCGGCGTAGTCGTCGAAGGGGCGCTCCAGGCCGACGGCACCTTCGCGACCGACCGCCTGATGATCAAGCACGACAACGAGTACCAGGCACCCGGCAAGAGCGATTCCCGGTCGGTCAAGGAACTTGCCGAGACCCTCGAGCCCGAGAGCCCCCGATGA
- the ccsA gene encoding cytochrome c biogenesis protein CcsA, which translates to MSQARWPREHWVGLAAVALVLAGSYIGLFLAPAERHMGDVQRIMYVHVPTAWAALLCFTCAFISAIGSLWTGRERWDATLVAAAEAGVVLNALLLIQGSLWGRATWGVWWDWDVRLTTSLVLLLLFIGVLSLRSFASGSDRRASLTAVAAIVAYVDVPLVYFCVRWWRSLHQIQSSPATVDPAMVLPLRLNAIGLALAATWFIVRRARLELARRRSTETALPERASMIEVPHA; encoded by the coding sequence ATTTCGCAAGCGCGCTGGCCGCGGGAGCACTGGGTGGGGCTCGCCGCCGTCGCCCTCGTCCTCGCCGGCTCGTACATCGGACTCTTCCTGGCGCCGGCCGAACGCCATATGGGCGACGTCCAACGCATCATGTACGTGCATGTGCCGACCGCCTGGGCGGCGCTGCTCTGCTTCACCTGCGCCTTCATCTCGGCCATCGGCTCGCTGTGGACCGGCAGGGAACGCTGGGACGCGACGCTCGTCGCCGCGGCCGAGGCCGGGGTGGTGTTGAACGCCCTGCTGCTCATCCAGGGGTCGCTCTGGGGTCGGGCGACCTGGGGCGTCTGGTGGGACTGGGACGTCCGGCTCACGACCTCCCTGGTTCTCCTTCTGCTCTTCATCGGTGTCCTCTCCCTGCGCTCGTTCGCCTCCGGGTCGGACCGCAGGGCGAGCCTGACGGCGGTGGCCGCGATCGTCGCGTACGTCGACGTGCCGCTCGTTTACTTCTGCGTGCGCTGGTGGCGGAGCCTGCATCAGATCCAGTCTTCGCCCGCCACCGTAGATCCAGCTATGGTGCTGCCGCTGCGGCTGAACGCCATCGGCCTCGCCCTGGCCGCCACCTGGTTCATCGTCCGCCGTGCCCGCCTCGAGCTCGCCCGGCGGCGCAGCACGGAAACCGCGCTGCCGGAGCGCGCGTCCATGATCGAGGTGCCGCATGCTTGA